In Arachis hypogaea cultivar Tifrunner chromosome 17, arahy.Tifrunner.gnm2.J5K5, whole genome shotgun sequence, a single window of DNA contains:
- the LOC140180509 gene encoding uncharacterized protein, translating into MRQFCQFQTHIGRSSSSSAISDPISPYFLHPGESPGTSLISLQLTPQNCYQWSHDMWRALRSKNKVKFLDGSIPKPTEGDPTFEAWDRCNNFLLSWINLSLSPEIAKSVMWISSAPDLWNDLKHRYSHGDVFRVGELKEEFYALKQGDLSVTSYFTKLKAIWEELENLHAILNCVACVSGCSCGLKIVRDHASEEYVVKFLRGLNEQYSTVKSQIMLMTPLPEINTVLVMLTQQERQLNCELSDSKIVTNSLEVQASAGGGSFPARGRGRGRSTGRGGTQKSYGRGYTSKICSYCNRIGHLAETCYKKNGFPAHLKQRVANQISTEGTVENSSAEITDSGSDEKSNDTVLVLTPDQKETLLALL; encoded by the coding sequence ATGCGTCAATTCTGTCAGTTTCAAACACACATCGGCAGATCCAGCTCCTCTTCTGCCATTTCTGATCCGATCAGtccttattttcttcatccaGGTGAAAGTCCTGGAACTTCTCTGATTTCGCTCCAGCTAACGCCTCAAAATTGTTACCAGTGGTCGCACGACATGTGGAGAGCACTGAGATCGAAGAATAAGGTGAAGTTCCTTGATGGATCGATTCCGAAACCGACCGAAGGCGATCCTACTTTCGAAGCATGGGATAGGTGCAATAATTTTCTTCTCTCTTGGATTAACCTCTCTCTCAGTCCTGAGATCGCTAAAAGCGTGATGTGGATTAGTTCAGCTCCAGATTTATGGAACGATTTGAAGCATCGTTATTCGCATGGAGATGTTTTTCGAGTAGGTGAGTTGAAAGAGGAATTCTATGCGCTCAAACAAGGTGATCTCTCTGTCACCTCTTATTTTACTAAGCTGAAGGCTATTTGGGAAGAATTAGAAAATTTACATGCCATCCTTAATTGTGTTGCTTGTGTGAGTGGTTGTTCTTGTGGATTAAAAATCGTTCGAGATCATGCATCTGAAGAATATGTTGTTAAATTTTTGAGAGGTTTGAATGAACAATATTCCACTGttaaatcacaaattatgcttATGACGCCATTGCCTGAAATCAACACTGTGCTAGTTATGCTAACTCAACAGGAACGTCAGTTGAATTGTGAGTTGTCTGATAGCAAAATTGTGACTAATTCTTTGGAAGTGCAAGCCTCAGCTGGAGGTGGTTCATTCCCAGCAAGAGGCAGAGGCCGTGGGAGAAGTACAGGTAGAGGAGGCACTCAGAAATCCTATGGTCGAGGATACACTTCTAAGATTTGTAGCTACTGTAATCGAATTGGTCATTTAGCAGAAACTTGCTACAAGAAAAATGGTTTTCCTGCTCACTTAAAACAACGAGTAGCTAATCAAATCAGCACTGAAGGGACAGTTGAGAATTCTAGTGCTGAGATCACTGATTCTGGctcagatgaaaagagtaatgaTACAGTACTTGTGTTAACTCCAGATCAGAAAGAAACTTTACTGGCCCTCCTCTAA